A window of Mycobacteriales bacterium contains these coding sequences:
- a CDS encoding PPOX class F420-dependent oxidoreductase, translating to MDTAAALAFIRNNHHGVMATKRADRLPAMSPIACDVDGDGRVVVSTRETAMKVKHLERDPNVAICVLNDGFFGEWVQVEGPAQVVHLPEAMDGLVDYYRRVSGEHPDWDDYRAAMERDQRVILSITPERVGPKLQG from the coding sequence GTGGACACCGCCGCCGCGCTCGCGTTCATCCGGAACAATCATCACGGTGTGATGGCCACGAAGCGCGCCGACCGCCTGCCCGCGATGTCGCCGATCGCGTGCGACGTCGATGGCGACGGGCGCGTCGTCGTGAGCACGCGCGAGACCGCAATGAAGGTGAAGCACCTCGAGCGGGACCCGAACGTCGCGATCTGCGTGCTCAACGACGGCTTCTTCGGCGAATGGGTGCAGGTGGAAGGCCCCGCCCAAGTCGTGCACCTGCCCGAGGCGATGGACGGTCTCGTCGACTACTACCGCCGCGTCTCGGGCGAGCACCCGGACTGGGACGACTACCGCGCCGCCATGGAGCGCGATCAGCGCGTGATCCTCTCCATCACCCCGGAGCGCGTCGGTCCCAAGCTCCAGGGCTAG
- a CDS encoding oxygenase MpaB family protein, whose product MDDLGYYGPDSVTWRLHADAMQWVGGVRALFLMVLHPLAMAGVDQHSSYREDPLGRLQRTGEYLGAVTFGTRAEADRAAARVRGMHRRVRGVEPESGTPYAAPDPELLLWVHCGEIDSFLTIGRRAGVKVSAADADRYVAEQATAAELVGIPRELAPTSTDELAAYFERVRPQLRVTAAGRETAKFLFLPPMPAVVQLATPARAVWASAAGLAFASLPRWARRLYGSPGLPTTDVGASLTLRWLRTASVVLPASLREPPAYRAAKQRLAETPIRRLSAV is encoded by the coding sequence ATGGATGATCTCGGGTACTACGGGCCGGACAGCGTGACCTGGCGGCTGCACGCCGACGCGATGCAGTGGGTCGGCGGCGTGCGCGCGCTGTTCCTGATGGTGCTGCACCCGCTGGCGATGGCCGGCGTCGACCAGCACTCCTCGTACCGGGAGGACCCGTTGGGGCGGCTGCAGCGGACCGGCGAGTACCTCGGCGCGGTCACGTTCGGGACGCGGGCCGAGGCCGACCGGGCGGCGGCCCGGGTGCGCGGGATGCACCGGCGGGTCCGCGGGGTCGAGCCCGAGTCCGGCACGCCGTACGCGGCGCCCGACCCCGAGCTGCTGCTCTGGGTGCACTGCGGCGAGATCGACTCGTTCCTCACGATCGGCCGCCGCGCGGGCGTGAAGGTGTCCGCCGCCGACGCCGACCGGTACGTCGCCGAGCAGGCGACCGCGGCCGAACTGGTCGGCATCCCGCGGGAGCTGGCGCCGACGTCCACCGACGAGCTGGCCGCCTACTTCGAGCGGGTCCGGCCGCAGCTGCGGGTGACCGCGGCCGGCCGGGAGACGGCGAAGTTCCTGTTCCTGCCGCCGATGCCGGCCGTGGTGCAGCTGGCGACGCCGGCCCGCGCGGTCTGGGCGTCCGCTGCCGGGCTGGCGTTCGCGTCGTTGCCGCGCTGGGCCCGCCGCCTGTACGGCTCCCCCGGGCTGCCGACCACCGATGTCGGCGCATCGCTCACCCTGCGCTGGTTGCGGACGGCGTCCGTAGTTCTCCCGGCGTCCCTGCGCGAGCCGCCGGCCTACCGCGCGGCCAAGCAACGCCTGGCCGAAACCCCCATCCGCCGCCTCTCCGCCGTCTGA
- a CDS encoding alpha/beta hydrolase, translating to MVSTSAGPVAVLDEGNGPPVLFVPGYTGTKEDFAPAMGALVAGGLRVVAMDLPGQYETPGPDDLAAYTPDALATTVLAVAEQLGRPHLVGHSYGGLVSRAAVIAAPEAISSLVLLDSGPSAIGGDRRERMAALEPILAAGGLPAVYDALEAMAATDPTWVALPAELKAFLRTRFLAGSAAGLRGMGDGLRSEPDRIDELKETGIPILVAYGEHDDAWSPAVQAEMAARLGAQNVVIPGAIHSPAAQQPAATAQALLKFWSAVS from the coding sequence ATGGTGAGTACTTCGGCTGGGCCGGTGGCGGTGCTGGACGAGGGGAACGGGCCGCCGGTGCTGTTCGTGCCGGGGTACACCGGGACCAAGGAGGACTTCGCGCCGGCGATGGGCGCCCTCGTCGCCGGCGGCCTGCGCGTCGTCGCGATGGACCTCCCCGGCCAGTACGAGACCCCCGGCCCGGACGACCTCGCCGCGTACACCCCGGACGCGCTGGCGACCACGGTCCTCGCCGTCGCCGAGCAGCTCGGCCGCCCGCACCTGGTCGGCCACTCGTACGGCGGGCTGGTGTCCCGAGCGGCTGTGATCGCGGCGCCGGAGGCGATCAGCTCCCTGGTGCTGCTGGACTCCGGCCCGAGCGCGATCGGTGGCGACCGGCGGGAGCGGATGGCCGCGCTGGAGCCGATCCTCGCCGCCGGCGGCCTGCCCGCGGTCTACGACGCGCTGGAGGCGATGGCCGCGACCGATCCGACCTGGGTCGCGCTGCCGGCCGAGCTCAAGGCGTTCCTGCGGACCCGGTTCCTGGCCGGGTCGGCGGCCGGCCTGCGGGGCATGGGCGACGGGCTGCGGTCCGAGCCCGACCGCATCGACGAGCTCAAGGAGACCGGGATCCCGATCCTGGTCGCGTACGGCGAGCACGACGACGCCTGGTCGCCCGCGGTGCAGGCCGAGATGGCCGCGCGGCTGGGCGCGCAGAACGTCGTCATCCCGGGCGCTATCCATTCCCCCGCGGCCCAGCAGCCGGCCGCAACGGCGCAGGCGCTGCTGAAGTTCTGGTCCGCGGTGTCCTGA
- a CDS encoding PQQ-binding-like beta-propeller repeat protein, with amino-acid sequence MRTRTVVGSVAGLVVVAAVVAVAVPIVRNSDALTTTIRTAADNPLPPETAPLPESVRRLWTAPTGTAVAPVEGPSVIATGTDRVAGLDPATGKERWSYQRGNARLCSATRQDGVVVALFAKSHGCRDIVGLDAATGQRRWYRTLELTTDATLSSGPGVAVATAGDQMIAVDDGGGLNRWTYSMAGCRFDPAVAGKIAVATVARCSGGLNRLVVHLPYTDKAPSVLSLPTGSDPHVLTADSRVSVLTDGVMSLYSTSQTDDGKITASPAGEVRDARLAGTGTPAAVMDGDFLVVWAGTTATGIDTRNRTVLWSAPATGPPALAEGQVVLAAASGFTIRPASTGTPVTTVPAGSPVPADAGLSRVGRLVVLATPGHLVAYG; translated from the coding sequence GTGCGCACCCGGACCGTAGTCGGCAGCGTCGCCGGCCTGGTGGTCGTCGCGGCCGTGGTCGCGGTCGCCGTCCCGATCGTGCGGAACTCCGACGCGCTCACCACGACGATCCGGACCGCCGCGGACAACCCGCTGCCGCCGGAGACCGCGCCGCTGCCCGAGTCCGTCCGCCGGCTCTGGACCGCGCCGACCGGGACCGCGGTGGCGCCCGTCGAGGGACCGAGCGTCATCGCGACCGGCACCGACCGGGTGGCCGGACTGGACCCGGCGACCGGCAAGGAGCGCTGGTCGTACCAGCGCGGCAACGCCCGGCTGTGCAGCGCGACCCGGCAGGACGGCGTGGTGGTGGCGCTGTTCGCGAAGTCGCACGGCTGCCGGGACATCGTCGGGCTCGACGCGGCGACCGGGCAGCGGCGCTGGTACCGGACGCTGGAACTGACCACCGACGCCACCCTGAGCAGCGGGCCCGGCGTCGCGGTCGCGACCGCCGGGGACCAGATGATCGCGGTGGACGACGGCGGCGGCCTGAACCGGTGGACGTACTCGATGGCCGGCTGCCGGTTCGACCCGGCGGTGGCCGGGAAGATCGCGGTCGCGACCGTGGCGCGCTGCTCCGGCGGGCTGAACCGGCTGGTCGTGCACCTGCCGTACACGGACAAGGCGCCGTCGGTGCTCTCGCTGCCGACCGGGTCCGACCCGCACGTGCTCACCGCGGACTCGCGGGTCAGCGTGCTGACGGACGGTGTCATGTCGCTGTACTCGACCAGCCAGACCGACGACGGCAAGATCACCGCCTCCCCCGCCGGCGAGGTCCGCGACGCGCGGCTGGCCGGGACCGGGACGCCGGCCGCGGTCATGGACGGCGACTTCCTGGTCGTCTGGGCCGGGACGACCGCGACCGGGATCGACACCCGCAACCGGACCGTGCTCTGGAGCGCGCCCGCGACCGGGCCGCCGGCGCTGGCCGAGGGTCAGGTCGTGCTGGCGGCAGCGTCCGGGTTCACGATCCGCCCGGCGTCGACCGGTACGCCGGTCACCACCGTCCCGGCCGGCTCCCCGGTCCCCGCCGACGCCGGCCTGTCCCGCGTCGGCCGCCTCGTGGTCCTCGCCACCCCCGGCCACCTGGTCGCCTACGGCTGA
- a CDS encoding metallophosphoesterase: MEIVVLADTHVPTRARDLPAAVWDAVEAADVVIHAGDWVDVSLLDALEARAARLLGVYGNNDGPALRARLPLVARATLGGVRFAVVHETGAATGRERRCAADYPGTDVLVFGHSHIPWDTVAGTGLRLLNPGSPTDRRRQPEKTYLSVVAEGGALREVTLHRLGP; the protein is encoded by the coding sequence GTGGAGATCGTGGTGCTCGCCGACACGCATGTGCCCACGCGGGCGCGGGATCTGCCGGCGGCGGTGTGGGACGCGGTCGAGGCCGCCGACGTCGTCATCCACGCCGGCGACTGGGTCGACGTGTCCCTGCTCGATGCGCTCGAGGCCCGCGCCGCCCGCCTGCTCGGCGTGTACGGCAACAACGACGGCCCGGCCCTGCGCGCCCGCCTGCCGCTGGTCGCCCGGGCCACGCTCGGCGGCGTCCGGTTCGCGGTCGTGCACGAGACCGGCGCGGCGACCGGCCGGGAACGTCGGTGCGCAGCGGATTACCCCGGGACCGACGTGCTCGTCTTCGGCCACTCCCACATCCCCTGGGACACCGTCGCCGGCACCGGCCTGCGGCTGCTCAACCCGGGCTCGCCCACGGACCGGCGGCGCCAGCCCGAGAAGACGTACCTGAGCGTTGTGGCAGAAGGCGGCGCCCTGCGCGAGGTCACCCTGCACCGGCTGGGACCATAG
- a CDS encoding DEAD/DEAH box helicase has translation MVWSIALQGRLSALAREAPALTTTEENDEITAETETEEFEPLAARAPVREDSPLFSELGVAPKIVQALEDVGITRTFAIQEMTLPIALAGSDLIGQARTGTGKTLGFGVPMLQRMELGGSAPRGLVVVPTRELCVQVARDLQAAGKHLGARVTAIYGGRAYEPQVSALKRGVDVIVGTPGRLLDLTNQGHLQLGAVTALVLDEADEMLDLGFLPDIERILSRVPDQRQTMLFSATMPGPIVALARRFMRQPVHVRAEAHEESRVVPQTQQFVYRAHAMDKAEMVARILQAKSRGLAMIFCRTKRTAQKVADDLVDRGFAAAAVHGDLGQGAREQALRAFRSGKVDVLVATDVAARGLDVEGVTHVINYQCPEDEKVYLHRIGRTGRAGASGVAVTFVDWDELARWKMICDALSLPFHSPAETYSTSENLYIDLDIPTESTGRLPRAQRTRAGLDAEEVEDLGETGGRAGAGRRRTRSPAGTRPTSSSSSSSPSSPSEESESRPKRSRSRRRTRAGQPLDESAGSAGSGGSAVEVESGSPDEPVTTAELAGAVATVEADLDGEGARRRRRRRGGRSRRAGEGTDTDTETDSPVAETA, from the coding sequence ATGGTGTGGTCGATCGCACTGCAGGGCCGGCTGTCGGCGCTGGCGAGAGAGGCACCTGCACTGACCACGACCGAAGAGAACGACGAGATCACAGCAGAGACGGAGACCGAGGAGTTCGAGCCGCTGGCCGCGCGCGCACCCGTGCGCGAGGACAGCCCGCTGTTCTCCGAGCTCGGCGTCGCCCCGAAGATCGTCCAGGCGCTGGAGGACGTCGGCATCACCCGCACGTTCGCCATCCAGGAGATGACGCTGCCGATCGCGCTGGCCGGCAGCGACCTGATCGGCCAGGCCCGCACGGGCACCGGCAAGACGCTCGGCTTCGGCGTGCCGATGCTGCAGCGGATGGAGCTCGGCGGCTCCGCGCCGCGCGGGCTGGTCGTCGTGCCGACCCGCGAGCTGTGCGTCCAGGTCGCCCGCGACCTGCAGGCCGCGGGCAAGCACCTCGGCGCCCGGGTGACCGCCATCTACGGCGGCCGGGCGTACGAGCCCCAGGTCAGCGCGCTGAAGCGGGGCGTCGACGTGATCGTCGGCACCCCCGGGCGGCTGCTCGACCTGACCAACCAAGGCCACCTGCAGCTCGGCGCGGTCACCGCGCTGGTGCTGGACGAGGCCGACGAGATGCTCGACCTCGGCTTCCTGCCGGACATCGAGCGGATCCTGTCCCGGGTGCCGGACCAGCGCCAGACCATGCTGTTCAGCGCGACCATGCCCGGCCCGATCGTGGCGCTGGCCCGCCGCTTCATGCGGCAGCCGGTGCACGTGCGGGCCGAGGCGCACGAGGAGTCCCGGGTCGTCCCGCAGACCCAGCAGTTCGTCTACCGGGCGCACGCCATGGACAAGGCCGAGATGGTGGCCCGGATCCTGCAGGCCAAGTCCCGCGGCCTGGCGATGATCTTCTGCCGGACCAAGCGGACCGCGCAGAAGGTCGCCGACGACCTGGTCGACCGCGGGTTCGCCGCGGCCGCCGTGCACGGCGACCTCGGCCAGGGCGCGCGCGAGCAGGCGCTGCGGGCGTTCCGCTCGGGCAAGGTCGACGTGCTGGTCGCCACCGACGTCGCGGCCCGCGGGCTGGACGTCGAGGGCGTCACGCACGTGATCAACTACCAGTGCCCCGAGGACGAGAAGGTCTACCTGCACCGGATCGGGCGTACCGGCCGGGCCGGTGCGTCGGGTGTCGCGGTCACCTTCGTCGACTGGGACGAGCTGGCCCGCTGGAAGATGATCTGCGACGCGCTGTCGCTGCCGTTCCACTCGCCGGCGGAGACGTACTCGACGTCGGAGAACCTCTACATCGACCTCGACATCCCGACCGAGTCCACCGGCCGGCTGCCGCGCGCGCAGCGGACCCGGGCCGGGCTGGACGCCGAGGAGGTCGAGGACCTGGGCGAGACCGGTGGCCGAGCCGGGGCCGGGCGGCGGCGGACGCGGTCCCCCGCCGGGACCCGGCCCACGTCGTCCTCCTCGTCCTCGTCGCCGTCGTCGCCCTCGGAGGAGTCCGAGAGCCGGCCCAAGCGGAGTCGGTCGCGGCGGCGGACCCGGGCCGGGCAGCCGCTCGACGAGTCGGCCGGCTCCGCGGGCTCGGGCGGCTCCGCCGTCGAGGTCGAGTCCGGGTCGCCGGACGAGCCGGTGACCACGGCCGAGCTGGCGGGCGCGGTCGCGACCGTCGAGGCCGACCTGGACGGTGAGGGTGCGCGCCGGCGGCGCCGCCGTCGCGGTGGCCGGTCCCGGCGTGCCGGCGAGGGCACCGACACCGACACCGAGACCGACTCCCCGGTCGCCGAAACCGCCTGA
- a CDS encoding ferritin-like fold-containing protein: MTPQEAALSTPETAVPVADPQAVVDLLGVLAYGELTAFDRLADDSRLAPTLAGRAALAGMAAAEIGHYERLRTRLTGLGADVEAAMRPFVEVFDTFHATTKPSTWLEGLVKAYVGDGIATDFYREVSQFLDVPDRELVLEVLADTGHADFAVREVRAAIAADPALSGRLSLWARRLVGEALSQAQRVAAERDALAMLLVGGTGDLAGIAALLKRITTAHTARMQTIGLSG, encoded by the coding sequence GTGACACCCCAGGAGGCCGCTCTGAGCACGCCCGAGACCGCTGTGCCGGTCGCCGATCCGCAGGCCGTGGTCGACCTGCTCGGGGTCCTCGCGTACGGCGAGCTGACTGCCTTCGACCGGCTCGCCGACGACTCCCGGCTGGCTCCGACGCTGGCCGGCCGGGCCGCGCTGGCCGGCATGGCCGCGGCCGAGATCGGGCACTACGAGCGGCTGCGGACCCGGCTGACCGGGCTCGGCGCGGACGTGGAGGCGGCGATGCGCCCGTTCGTGGAGGTGTTCGACACCTTCCACGCGACCACGAAGCCGAGCACCTGGCTGGAAGGCCTGGTCAAGGCGTACGTGGGGGACGGGATCGCGACCGACTTCTACCGCGAGGTGTCGCAGTTCCTGGACGTCCCGGACCGGGAGCTGGTGCTGGAGGTGCTGGCCGACACCGGGCACGCGGACTTCGCCGTACGGGAGGTGCGGGCGGCGATCGCGGCCGACCCGGCGCTGTCCGGGCGGCTGTCGCTGTGGGCGCGCCGGCTGGTCGGCGAGGCGCTCTCGCAGGCCCAGCGGGTCGCGGCCGAGCGGGACGCGCTGGCGATGCTGCTGGTCGGCGGCACCGGAGACCTGGCCGGAATCGCCGCCCTGCTCAAGCGCATCACGACAGCCCACACCGCCCGAATGCAGACCATCGGCCTGTCGGGCTAG
- a CDS encoding DUF3107 domain-containing protein, protein MEVKIGVQRTPREVVLDSTLGPDEVEAAVRDALKDPAGVLSLVDENGRRILVPAGLLAYVEIADADHRRVGFAVGS, encoded by the coding sequence GTGGAGGTCAAGATCGGCGTGCAGCGCACGCCGCGCGAGGTCGTGCTGGACAGCACGCTCGGCCCCGACGAGGTCGAGGCCGCGGTCCGGGACGCGCTCAAGGACCCGGCCGGCGTCCTGTCCCTGGTCGACGAGAACGGTCGCCGGATACTGGTCCCGGCCGGCCTGCTGGCGTACGTCGAGATCGCCGACGCCGACCACCGGCGCGTCGGCTTCGCCGTCGGCAGCTAG